Proteins co-encoded in one Acidobacteriota bacterium genomic window:
- a CDS encoding heavy metal translocating P-type ATPase, which produces MTNGPLTQTCDLCGLSVGRNPFTQPFAGVSKAFCCVGCLNVYTILTESGVVARGEDIRDTEVFRQSLALGLISNRAEADAEIVIPPNALTKETLLYVSGMWCTACSWLIENSLMKERGVVSAEAFFASDLVKVKYCPQYLPPERITKRIEQLGYKASEFDPDNETAAAEKRDMVLRIGVAAFLWLNIMTLSVPLYVGYFQEINSSVKYLFPFILMVLTAPVIFYSAKPILKLAWTGLLNRSIRMETLLATGILAAYIYSSIQAFRGETLVYFDTAAAIVTLVLVGKLMERGAKERTTRAISMLYRLMPKKVRLFVAGAERFVAIDALNEGDVFVVKAGERIPADGVITEGKTHTDESLLTGESNPIGKDVGSAVVSGSLNVNNVIHVRATKVGEDTTLSKIIGLVEHAISSRSDLERTVDKVSRIFVPSVIVVAAVAFAVCVGFGFTSEEEAMMRAITILVIACPCALGLATPLAITAAVGAASRSGILVSDSSVLETIRDVDVVVFDKTGTITDGKFELVDFALSSASSIPNAAVVGVGAAHSISVGIPLDAPEIFEKTYLPLIAALEKYSEHPLGNAAVRYAESCFATPGDVHNVEIHKGLGISGEAAGRRVFVGNHRLAEMEQCIPSPVLKDTARTWEEAGRTAAYFGIDGEVKGSLAFGDTVKPEVAAIVADLKRRGIRSIIISGDSEATTRFVADQVGADDFRAGALPSDKAAAIAEFQAAGSVVAMIGDGINDAPALAQADLGIAMGSGTDIAMKAADIVLVGDSFKKLPAVFELSKKAWGIVRQNLFWAFFYNTIGMSLAVTGVLNPIMAAAAMLLSSLSVIGNSMRLNQNRNTSG; this is translated from the coding sequence ATGACAAACGGACCACTAACCCAAACATGCGACCTGTGTGGATTGTCCGTCGGCCGCAACCCTTTTACGCAGCCCTTTGCCGGTGTGTCGAAAGCGTTCTGCTGCGTCGGCTGCCTTAATGTATACACCATCCTTACCGAAAGCGGTGTCGTCGCGAGGGGCGAGGACATCCGCGACACCGAGGTTTTTAGACAAAGCCTCGCTCTCGGCCTGATCTCAAACCGGGCAGAGGCCGACGCGGAGATCGTCATCCCTCCCAACGCCCTGACCAAAGAGACGCTCCTGTATGTTTCGGGTATGTGGTGCACGGCGTGCTCGTGGCTGATCGAAAACAGCCTGATGAAAGAACGAGGCGTCGTTTCGGCTGAGGCGTTCTTTGCCTCCGACCTCGTCAAGGTCAAATATTGTCCTCAATACCTGCCGCCCGAACGGATCACAAAACGGATCGAACAGCTCGGGTACAAAGCAAGCGAATTTGATCCAGACAACGAAACCGCCGCCGCCGAAAAGCGTGACATGGTGCTTCGCATCGGTGTCGCGGCTTTTCTCTGGCTAAATATAATGACCCTGAGCGTGCCGCTCTATGTCGGCTATTTTCAAGAGATCAACTCGAGCGTAAAATACCTGTTTCCGTTCATCCTGATGGTGCTGACTGCTCCGGTCATCTTTTACTCGGCAAAACCTATCCTGAAACTCGCCTGGACCGGCCTGCTAAACCGATCGATCCGGATGGAGACTCTTCTCGCCACGGGCATCTTGGCGGCTTATATATATAGCTCTATACAGGCGTTTCGCGGCGAGACACTTGTCTATTTTGATACCGCTGCGGCAATCGTGACGCTAGTCCTGGTCGGCAAACTGATGGAACGCGGTGCCAAGGAGCGGACGACCCGGGCGATCTCCATGCTCTACCGGCTGATGCCAAAAAAGGTGCGCCTTTTTGTCGCCGGCGCCGAACGCTTTGTCGCGATCGACGCACTAAACGAGGGCGACGTCTTTGTCGTAAAGGCAGGCGAACGCATTCCCGCCGACGGCGTCATCACTGAGGGCAAGACCCACACCGACGAATCGCTCCTCACGGGCGAATCAAATCCGATAGGCAAGGACGTTGGCAGTGCCGTCGTCTCAGGCAGTTTAAACGTCAATAACGTGATTCACGTCCGAGCCACAAAAGTGGGCGAGGACACCACTTTGTCAAAGATCATCGGCCTTGTCGAACACGCCATCAGCAGCCGCTCGGATCTCGAACGAACTGTCGATAAGGTTTCGCGAATCTTTGTCCCGAGCGTGATCGTCGTCGCCGCGGTCGCTTTTGCCGTCTGCGTCGGTTTTGGTTTTACGTCCGAAGAAGAAGCGATGATGCGGGCGATCACTATACTTGTCATCGCCTGCCCATGTGCTCTCGGGCTCGCCACGCCACTCGCCATCACGGCCGCGGTCGGTGCGGCGTCACGCAGCGGGATATTGGTCAGCGACAGCAGTGTCCTTGAAACGATCCGCGATGTCGACGTGGTCGTTTTTGACAAGACCGGCACTATCACCGATGGCAAATTCGAACTCGTCGATTTTGCCCTCTCATCTGCAAGTTCTATTCCAAATGCCGCCGTGGTCGGCGTTGGTGCCGCTCATTCCATATCTGTCGGAATTCCGCTAGATGCCCCCGAGATATTTGAGAAGACCTATCTGCCGCTGATCGCCGCACTCGAAAAATACTCCGAGCACCCGCTCGGCAATGCCGCTGTCCGTTACGCCGAAAGCTGTTTTGCCACGCCGGGCGATGTCCACAACGTCGAGATCCACAAGGGGCTCGGCATCTCAGGCGAAGCCGCGGGTCGGCGGGTTTTTGTCGGCAATCATCGCCTCGCCGAAATGGAACAGTGCATCCCCTCGCCCGTTCTCAAAGACACGGCACGCACATGGGAAGAGGCCGGCCGGACCGCCGCATATTTCGGGATAGACGGCGAGGTCAAGGGCTCGCTTGCCTTTGGCGACACCGTCAAGCCTGAGGTCGCCGCCATCGTCGCGGATCTCAAACGCCGCGGCATCCGCTCGATCATCATCTCGGGCGACTCTGAGGCGACGACGCGTTTTGTCGCCGATCAGGTCGGTGCCGACGATTTTCGTGCCGGGGCCCTGCCCTCTGACAAAGCCGCCGCGATCGCCGAATTCCAAGCCGCCGGGTCTGTGGTCGCCATGATCGGTGACGGCATCAATGACGCCCCCGCACTCGCCCAGGCCGATCTCGGCATCGCCATGGGCTCCGGCACCGACATCGCGATGAAGGCCGCCGACATTGTACTCGTCGGCGATTCGTTCAAGAAACTTCCCGCGGTATTTGAACTGTCGAAAAAGGCTTGGGGGATCGTTCGCCAGAACCTCTTCTGGGCATTTTTTTACAACACCATCGGAATGAGTCTCGCCGTCACCGGTGTCCTCAACCCCATCATGGCGGCTGCGGCCATGTTGCTATCCAGCCTCAGCGTCATCGGTAACTCAATGCGTCTGAATCAAAACAGAAATACCTCTGGTTAA
- a CDS encoding cbb3-type cytochrome c oxidase subunit II produces MFQKADYNAVFFVAAALVMFFIGGLLTTVAPPLIDQSWTTPFENNDTGNGPTGKLVQLNEQEQKGRAIYIREGCWYCHTQQVRTLLADTKRYGWRGVDAPISTPDEFVYDNPHMFGTKRTGPDLARVGGKYNAQWHKAHFRNPADLVPGSIMPPFPWIANNPEELDALVAYMQTLGRAKNWRPDNDYEK; encoded by the coding sequence ATGTTTCAAAAAGCTGATTACAACGCCGTATTTTTTGTCGCCGCCGCACTCGTGATGTTTTTTATCGGCGGGTTGCTTACGACGGTCGCTCCACCGTTGATCGACCAAAGCTGGACTACGCCGTTTGAGAACAACGACACGGGCAATGGGCCGACGGGCAAACTCGTTCAATTAAATGAACAAGAGCAAAAAGGCAGGGCTATCTATATCCGTGAGGGCTGCTGGTATTGTCACACGCAGCAGGTCCGAACGCTGTTGGCCGATACGAAACGTTACGGCTGGCGTGGCGTTGACGCACCGATCTCGACACCCGATGAATTTGTTTATGACAACCCTCATATGTTTGGAACCAAACGGACAGGGCCGGATCTCGCACGCGTCGGCGGCAAATATAATGCTCAGTGGCACAAAGCCCATTTCCGCAATCCTGCCGATCTCGTTCCGGGTTCTATAATGCCGCCGTTCCCGTGGATCGCCAATAATCCTGAGGAACTGGACGCGTTGGTCGCTTATATGCAGACGCTCGGACGAGCAAAAAACTGGCGGCCGGATAACGATTACGAAAAATAG
- a CDS encoding FAD-dependent oxidoreductase, with product MSEETLQFEAVDHKDADYWMKMVKCQDACPVHTDACGYVTAIAEGRDLDAYKIARATNPFASICGRVCGAPCEANCRRGSLDTPITIRALKRFVNEKYGPETGDFTHYRDGCNTKMLPPEQGSGERIAVVGAGVAGLTVAHDLVQLGYKVTVFEAYDEPGGMLTAGVPIYRLPRELVKAEIEAILSMGVELKCNMRLGRDFTIESLRNDGYKAIFLGIGLQKGRKIPLEGSDLPQVFDGLDFLRAFNDGKPMELGRRIVVIGGGNVAFDVARSAVRPMKVPMADADSDMERSERLAYDVARSALRLSGDKEVHIVCLEKRNEMPADEIEIVEGEEEGIHLHDGRGPRIILNEEGYVTGLRTVKCLSVFDDNGKFSPVFDEQAVDDIAADTIMFAIGQQSDLTFLAPGDGVDVENGLIKVDPDTYQTTAPDVFACGDVAHGPRLFIHAIASAQIAARSMHDYLCGTRTDVVVKKSWEPANYTMVDGWDQMRRELPPALESERRASSNDIVEINYSPAEARKQAARCLRCNVNTIFDTSICIACNGCVDVCPENLIKLVGLSQVRSDSYLMQIASDSLGIEEDDLKGYSDEELSELGGIMLKDESTCIRCAMCASRCPTHAILMKRFNFTRECVTIHAPNPKIKYQASN from the coding sequence ATGAGTGAAGAAACGCTGCAATTTGAAGCGGTCGACCACAAGGACGCGGACTATTGGATGAAGATGGTCAAGTGTCAGGACGCTTGCCCTGTTCACACCGACGCCTGCGGATATGTGACCGCGATCGCTGAAGGGCGCGATCTTGATGCTTATAAGATCGCCCGGGCGACCAACCCATTCGCGTCGATCTGTGGCCGCGTATGCGGTGCACCGTGCGAGGCAAATTGCCGCCGCGGCTCGCTCGACACACCGATCACCATCCGCGCTTTAAAGCGTTTTGTAAATGAGAAATACGGCCCCGAAACCGGAGATTTCACGCATTATCGCGATGGCTGCAATACAAAGATGTTACCGCCGGAACAAGGCAGCGGCGAACGCATAGCCGTTGTCGGAGCTGGTGTTGCAGGTCTGACCGTTGCGCACGATCTCGTCCAGCTTGGCTACAAAGTGACCGTCTTTGAGGCATACGACGAACCTGGCGGAATGCTCACGGCCGGTGTCCCGATCTACCGGCTGCCGCGAGAACTCGTGAAAGCTGAGATCGAGGCGATCCTTTCGATGGGGGTCGAGCTGAAATGCAATATGCGCCTCGGCCGGGATTTTACGATCGAATCACTCCGCAATGACGGCTATAAAGCGATCTTTCTCGGCATCGGGCTGCAAAAGGGCCGCAAGATACCGCTTGAGGGTTCGGATCTGCCGCAGGTTTTTGACGGGCTCGATTTTTTGCGTGCTTTCAACGACGGCAAGCCGATGGAACTCGGCCGCCGGATCGTTGTCATTGGCGGCGGCAATGTCGCTTTCGACGTCGCCCGTTCTGCGGTTCGACCGATGAAAGTTCCGATGGCGGACGCCGATTCTGATATGGAACGCAGTGAACGGCTTGCCTATGACGTCGCCCGTTCCGCACTTCGTCTGAGCGGCGATAAAGAAGTCCACATCGTCTGCCTAGAAAAACGAAATGAAATGCCGGCCGACGAGATCGAGATCGTGGAGGGCGAAGAAGAAGGCATCCATCTCCACGACGGCCGCGGCCCGCGAATTATCTTGAACGAAGAAGGCTATGTGACTGGCCTCCGGACAGTCAAATGCCTATCGGTTTTTGATGACAACGGCAAATTTAGCCCCGTGTTTGACGAACAAGCGGTCGATGACATCGCGGCCGATACGATCATGTTTGCCATTGGCCAGCAGTCGGATCTGACGTTTCTCGCTCCCGGCGACGGCGTCGATGTTGAGAACGGTTTGATCAAGGTCGACCCCGACACATATCAGACGACCGCACCTGACGTTTTCGCCTGCGGCGACGTCGCTCACGGCCCGCGGCTGTTTATCCACGCCATCGCATCGGCACAGATCGCGGCCCGTTCGATGCACGATTATCTGTGCGGAACGCGAACAGACGTCGTCGTGAAAAAGAGCTGGGAACCCGCCAATTACACGATGGTCGACGGCTGGGATCAGATGCGTCGCGAACTGCCGCCGGCACTCGAAAGCGAACGCCGTGCATCGTCGAACGACATCGTTGAGATCAATTACAGCCCTGCCGAGGCACGCAAACAGGCGGCCCGTTGTCTGCGGTGCAACGTCAATACGATCTTTGACACCTCCATCTGTATCGCCTGCAACGGCTGCGTCGATGTTTGCCCTGAAAACCTGATCAAGCTTGTCGGCCTCAGCCAGGTCCGCTCCGACAGCTATCTGATGCAGATCGCATCGGATTCGCTCGGCATCGAGGAGGACGATCTGAAAGGTTACAGCGACGAAGAGTTATCCGAACTCGGCGGCATAATGCTCAAGGACGAATCGACCTGCATCCGCTGCGCGATGTGTGCCTCGCGGTGCCCGACGCACGCTATATTAATGAAGCGGTTCAACTTTACCCGCGAGTGCGTTACCATCCACGCACCTAACCCGAAGATCAAATATCAGGCTTCGAATTAG
- a CDS encoding 4Fe-4S binding protein codes for MNGATTPETVENRIGTLPPPAATPRVRKKLPVVNKDFKLDKNNWHRLRRVIHLGCFLIFVSLPFFNVVRFDIPHERFYFAGFELWINEFAIVFFSLMFLLFVVAAASMLYGRIYCGYLCPQMIFSEASINLENKVKSFVSKTFAKQSMTARKWITRVAVYAVLGIASVFLAFVFIAYFVEPCDLFGRLVSLDIVTAGGIAGAAATLVTFIDFAFLRQKFCTTVCPYGYLQGILGDDNTLVVQYRDPEQICVECKKCVHICHMDIDIRTSPFQIECIHCGECIDACKSIMGKFGKDTLVHYAWGEKGELLGDKHVKWYRRIGLRDAKRLAVLGIIIVYASALTVVFSMRHNVLTRVMPNRATLYRVGDDGRVYNTFRMILANRGKTDATVSLEIQGLQDPVMTLPSNTIAIKAGDSVEQEFEISVPANRSADQVNHFDIVSTVTPDGTTDTFNETFIMPLENVKK; via the coding sequence ATGAACGGAGCAACCACACCAGAAACCGTTGAGAATAGGATCGGCACTCTGCCGCCACCTGCCGCGACACCGCGTGTCCGGAAAAAGCTGCCGGTCGTAAACAAGGATTTTAAACTCGACAAAAACAACTGGCACCGCCTTCGCCGGGTTATCCATCTCGGGTGTTTCTTGATCTTCGTTTCGCTGCCGTTCTTTAATGTTGTGCGGTTCGACATCCCGCATGAGCGATTTTACTTTGCGGGTTTTGAGCTTTGGATCAATGAATTTGCCATCGTATTTTTCTCGCTGATGTTCCTATTGTTTGTCGTCGCGGCCGCGTCGATGCTTTACGGGCGGATTTACTGCGGATACCTGTGTCCGCAGATGATATTCAGCGAGGCGTCGATAAATCTTGAGAATAAGGTCAAATCGTTTGTCAGCAAGACCTTTGCCAAACAGAGCATGACGGCCCGTAAATGGATAACCCGCGTGGCTGTTTACGCGGTTCTGGGTATCGCCTCGGTCTTTCTGGCGTTCGTTTTTATCGCGTATTTTGTCGAGCCGTGCGACCTTTTCGGGCGGCTTGTTTCGTTGGATATTGTCACCGCCGGCGGCATCGCAGGTGCGGCGGCGACTCTGGTGACGTTTATCGACTTTGCGTTTCTAAGGCAAAAGTTCTGCACGACCGTTTGCCCGTATGGCTATTTGCAGGGCATCCTCGGCGACGACAATACGCTCGTCGTTCAATACCGTGATCCAGAGCAGATCTGCGTCGAATGCAAAAAATGCGTCCATATTTGCCATATGGATATCGACATCCGCACGTCGCCGTTTCAGATCGAATGCATACACTGCGGCGAATGCATCGACGCCTGCAAGTCGATCATGGGCAAATTTGGCAAAGACACCTTGGTTCACTACGCCTGGGGTGAAAAGGGCGAATTGCTGGGCGACAAGCACGTCAAATGGTACCGCCGAATCGGCCTGCGTGACGCCAAACGGCTCGCCGTTCTCGGCATTATTATCGTGTACGCGTCGGCCCTGACGGTTGTCTTTTCGATGCGGCACAACGTGCTCACCCGTGTTATGCCAAACCGGGCAACGCTGTACCGCGTCGGCGATGACGGCCGTGTTTACAACACTTTCCGGATGATCCTGGCAAATCGCGGCAAGACAGACGCCACGGTCTCGCTTGAGATCCAAGGGCTACAGGACCCCGTTATGACCCTGCCGTCAAATACCATCGCGATCAAAGCCGGCGATTCGGTCGAGCAGGAATTTGAGATTTCGGTTCCGGCCAACCGCTCGGCTGACCAGGTCAATCATTTTGACATTGTCAGCACCGTCACGCCTGACGGGACAACGGACACATTTAACGAAACATTTATCATGCCGCTGGAGAACGTAAAGAAATGA
- a CDS encoding c-type cytochrome, which produces MKMRLSLAVASIAILVVHGLVFYQQFFHKWENYQTSYFDQARTLAKTDAEREAIAGRSPKIEQIIVTQFGSERVDRCTTCHIASDDPRFKDSPHPYKSHPFSEELGDKLVDGKWERRHKFSDIGCTVCHDGQGRGLKEFFAHGEDEFWPEPMLGYVTQENWRVDFKDKLKGKEFMQANCAQCHTDKDFKSTPLVNKGRELFIQKNCYGCHRIEGISNGTLGPDLSDVGKKWKIDYLWESVVDPRANSATSFMPKFNLNDDEVRALVTFLKSRRGFNYSETTLDRYRATLNKGQAPPTPSTAATTSNVPVSGDLAKTGEQLINERACAACHKIGDKDGGIAPDLSFEGLMKDEKWIIAHFKDPRSVIPDSIMPTFAFSDGDYKSMTAYLLSLNKAPTLNNPQEIYQSLCIRCHGQNGDGHGMISTYLDPYPRDFTNAGFMNSKTDERLANSIKNGVAGTSMPAWGKVLNDEQIKGVLAYINQSFTKDARREIKPRDVPEQNPVPMSTESIARGEQAYLMRCTGCHGRKADGKGPNSLDILPRPRNLLNSQFVSNATDRRLFESILYGVQGSAMPPWIDYGLTKNDVGDLVNYIRSLNAGKKDVLAMNLFATGH; this is translated from the coding sequence ATGAAGATGCGTTTATCACTGGCAGTTGCGAGCATTGCGATCCTGGTCGTACATGGACTCGTATTTTATCAGCAGTTTTTCCATAAATGGGAAAACTATCAAACATCATATTTCGATCAGGCACGCACATTGGCAAAAACCGATGCCGAACGTGAGGCGATAGCCGGACGCAGCCCTAAGATCGAGCAGATCATCGTGACCCAATTTGGCAGTGAGCGCGTTGATCGATGTACGACGTGTCACATCGCGTCCGACGATCCGCGGTTCAAGGACTCACCGCACCCCTACAAATCGCATCCTTTCTCTGAGGAACTTGGTGACAAACTCGTGGACGGTAAATGGGAACGCCGGCATAAATTCTCAGATATAGGCTGTACCGTTTGCCACGACGGGCAAGGCCGGGGATTGAAGGAGTTTTTCGCCCACGGCGAAGATGAATTCTGGCCGGAACCGATGCTCGGTTATGTGACCCAGGAAAACTGGCGGGTAGATTTCAAAGACAAGCTCAAAGGCAAAGAGTTCATGCAGGCAAACTGTGCTCAGTGCCACACCGACAAAGATTTCAAAAGCACGCCACTCGTAAACAAGGGCCGCGAGTTGTTCATTCAAAAAAACTGCTACGGCTGTCATCGTATCGAGGGTATCTCAAACGGAACGCTTGGCCCTGACCTATCGGACGTCGGCAAGAAGTGGAAGATCGATTACCTGTGGGAATCAGTCGTTGACCCGCGTGCCAATAGCGCGACATCATTCATGCCGAAATTTAACCTCAATGATGACGAGGTTAGAGCTTTGGTCACGTTCCTCAAGAGCCGTCGGGGCTTTAATTATTCGGAAACCACACTCGACCGCTATCGGGCGACACTCAACAAAGGTCAGGCACCGCCGACACCGTCGACTGCCGCAACCACTTCGAACGTTCCTGTTTCTGGAGATTTGGCCAAGACGGGCGAGCAACTCATAAATGAAAGGGCGTGTGCCGCCTGTCATAAGATCGGTGATAAAGACGGCGGGATCGCACCTGATCTGTCATTCGAAGGGCTGATGAAGGATGAAAAGTGGATCATCGCCCACTTTAAGGATCCGCGTTCGGTTATTCCCGATTCGATAATGCCGACCTTTGCCTTCTCGGACGGTGACTATAAGTCGATGACAGCGTATCTATTGAGCCTTAACAAGGCCCCGACACTGAATAACCCGCAGGAGATCTACCAAAGTCTCTGCATCAGGTGCCACGGCCAAAACGGAGACGGCCACGGTATGATCTCGACCTACCTCGATCCCTATCCGCGTGATTTTACGAACGCCGGGTTTATGAATAGCAAGACAGACGAACGTTTGGCGAACTCGATTAAGAACGGAGTGGCTGGTACATCGATGCCGGCATGGGGGAAAGTTCTGAATGACGAGCAGATAAAAGGTGTGCTCGCATACATCAATCAGAGCTTTACAAAAGATGCTCGCCGCGAAATCAAACCGCGTGATGTGCCTGAACAGAATCCCGTGCCAATGTCGACGGAATCTATAGCTCGCGGTGAACAGGCATATTTGATGCGATGCACCGGTTGCCACGGCCGAAAGGCGGACGGCAAAGGCCCCAATTCGCTCGACATCCTGCCGCGGCCACGCAATTTGCTCAACTCACAGTTTGTAAGTAATGCCACGGATCGGCGGCTGTTCGAGTCCATCCTTTATGGTGTACAGGGAAGCGCTATGCCGCCGTGGATCGATTACGGCCTGACAAAAAATGATGTTGGCGACCTCGTGAACTACATCCGGAGCCTGAACGCAGGCAAAAAAGACGTACTGGCTATGAACTTGTTCGCTACGGGGCACTAG
- a CDS encoding sulfite exporter TauE/SafE family protein encodes MNAWEFYVIFALGLFSSLHCVSMCGPIVLSYSLPLGRRKFSEQALAHIFYNIGRILTYAVLGAAAGLFGGTVGFIGQLAGFQNVAAIVAGVMMVIAGLLMLDLIPSRRLQKFNPLLYTSRFLRPLGSRFSSTSVGSKFSLGLMLGFLPCGLIYAALLKSMATGTVFAGALTMMAFGLGTAGSLLAIGLFSSAFSFKFSRWGSRLAAVSVLLLGLFMISRGVMPLVMAKPDAPDAVPECHTH; translated from the coding sequence ATGAATGCCTGGGAGTTTTACGTAATATTTGCATTGGGTCTTTTCAGCAGCCTGCACTGTGTTTCCATGTGTGGGCCGATCGTACTGTCATACAGCCTACCGCTGGGTCGGCGTAAATTCTCAGAGCAGGCACTAGCTCACATTTTCTATAATATTGGGCGTATTCTAACCTATGCGGTGCTCGGTGCCGCCGCCGGCCTTTTTGGCGGAACCGTTGGTTTCATAGGGCAATTGGCAGGTTTCCAGAATGTCGCGGCGATCGTTGCCGGCGTCATGATGGTCATTGCCGGTCTGCTTATGCTTGACCTGATACCGAGTCGCCGCCTGCAAAAATTCAATCCGCTACTTTACACCTCGCGTTTCTTGCGGCCCCTTGGCAGTCGGTTTTCATCGACATCGGTCGGCAGCAAATTTTCGCTTGGGCTAATGCTCGGTTTTCTGCCATGCGGCTTGATCTATGCGGCCCTGCTTAAGTCAATGGCGACGGGCACAGTGTTTGCAGGTGCATTAACGATGATGGCATTCGGACTTGGCACCGCTGGATCTCTTCTCGCGATCGGTCTGTTCTCGTCGGCTTTCAGCTTTAAGTTCAGCCGTTGGGGAAGTCGGCTCGCTGCGGTCAGTGTTTTGCTTCTCGGCCTGTTCATGATCTCACGCGGCGTGATGCCGCTCGTCATGGCAAAGCCCGATGCACCTGACGCGGTTCCGGAATGCCACACGCATTGA
- a CDS encoding cbb3-type cytochrome c oxidase subunit I: protein MQKEETIQDAGEIPVAVSAGNLESSHEDTTVKLFLISSIAYFFIVGIVALIIAAKFVMPTFLGTIPELTYGRMRPLHVNGMLFGWLLACDMGLMYYIVPRLCGVKIWSEKLGLATGVLWNVIILGAVVSLVMGWNQGWEYAELPMPLDVLVVVAWLMFGANIFMTIANRKYKAMYVSLWYAMGTILWTAFVYLTGNFATLFTTGVNQANLNWMYVHNAVGLIFTPVGLAIAYYFIPKSSNTPLYNHKLSMVGFWSLAFVYVWTGAHHMLHGPISQWLQTITIVFSVMLLVPVWAAVYNFFATMKGQWHQLRDNVSLKFLMSGVVFYLLTCFQGPMHSLRAVSAIVSKTDWIPGHAHMAVLGAFSFFAIAGAYHIVPLVFNTELYSKSLANWSFWLFLIGGLGFFVTLWLGGFWQGWQWNNPSIPFIDTVIALKPIWHTRLASGVLMFGGIVAFAYNVLATIVGAKGHTVEAQPAAA, encoded by the coding sequence ATGCAAAAAGAAGAAACAATTCAAGACGCCGGTGAGATACCGGTCGCGGTATCAGCCGGTAATTTGGAGTCCTCGCATGAGGACACGACAGTGAAGCTGTTCCTAATAAGTTCGATCGCGTATTTCTTCATAGTCGGGATCGTGGCTTTGATCATCGCGGCCAAATTCGTGATGCCGACATTTCTCGGAACGATTCCAGAACTGACATATGGGCGCATGCGGCCGCTACACGTCAACGGCATGCTCTTCGGCTGGCTGCTGGCCTGCGACATGGGACTAATGTATTACATCGTACCGAGGCTTTGCGGCGTAAAGATCTGGAGTGAAAAACTCGGGTTAGCCACAGGTGTTTTATGGAATGTGATCATCCTCGGCGCGGTCGTCTCGTTGGTGATGGGATGGAACCAGGGTTGGGAATACGCCGAGCTTCCCATGCCGCTTGACGTACTTGTCGTAGTTGCCTGGCTGATGTTCGGTGCGAACATCTTCATGACGATCGCGAATCGCAAATACAAAGCGATGTATGTTTCGCTCTGGTATGCGATGGGTACGATCCTTTGGACGGCATTCGTGTATCTGACCGGAAATTTTGCAACGCTCTTTACTACCGGTGTTAACCAGGCAAATCTGAACTGGATGTATGTCCACAACGCGGTCGGTTTGATCTTTACGCCGGTCGGATTGGCGATCGCGTATTACTTCATTCCAAAGTCCTCAAACACACCGCTGTATAATCACAAGCTCTCGATGGTCGGGTTCTGGTCGCTGGCATTTGTCTACGTCTGGACCGGAGCCCATCACATGCTTCATGGGCCGATCTCGCAGTGGCTGCAGACGATCACGATCGTATTTTCCGTGATGCTGTTGGTTCCTGTATGGGCGGCTGTCTATAACTTTTTTGCAACGATGAAGGGGCAATGGCATCAACTCAGGGACAACGTATCTTTGAAGTTCCTGATGTCAGGCGTCGTGTTTTACCTGCTTACCTGCTTCCAGGGACCGATGCACAGCCTCAGAGCGGTAAGTGCGATCGTATCGAAGACCGACTGGATACCCGGACACGCTCATATGGCGGTTTTGGGAGCGTTTTCGTTCTTCGCGATAGCCGGTGCGTATCACATCGTACCGCTCGTTTTTAACACGGAGTTATACTCCAAATCGTTGGCGAACTGGAGCTTCTGGCTGTTCCTGATCGGAGGCCTCGGCTTTTTTGTCACGCTGTGGCTCGGCGGGTTCTGGCAGGGATGGCAGTGGAACAACCCGTCGATCCCATTTATCGACACAGTCATCGCCCTTAAGCCGATCTGGCACACACGGCTCGCTTCGGGCGTGCTGATGTTCGGCGGGATCGTGGCATTCGCATACAACGTGCTCGCAACGATCGTCGGGGCAAAGGGACATACGGTGGAGGCTCAACCCGCGGCAGCCTAA